A region from the Tachysurus vachellii isolate PV-2020 chromosome 25, HZAU_Pvac_v1, whole genome shotgun sequence genome encodes:
- the LOC132840248 gene encoding suppressor of cytokine signaling 6: MKKTFSLKTFRKSFNIKGKEDGDFVMLQKPSLAPEFAKDDSLFGSCYAKELACDLHSEDTRAHKNRSKTEGLMGSLKRRLSSKQKPKSKGGSASVGLGDDDDTFSSSSVPISFNEAKAQRPLRSASLRSHHYSPSPWPIRAVDPEEACIKMEVKVKAMVHTPSSSPSLNGMRKEFHDIQMEGLFDDHSASMKNLEPPNSDLHLNMEEHVPVVIGLTPQDYIQYTMPLDEGMYPESSPSLCLDGTSPTEVMDQVNDELLNADQGHVEHALLPSDILMDHSVTGIVLGTPGIVLQNSGSEAPSLSPSLSPVSGGETPRTYSGFGGADSQVAERMRHHLNFDPNFAPGVSRVYDSVQSSGPMVVTSLTEELKKLAKQGWYWGPITRWEAEDKLIDLPDGSFLVRDSSDDRYLLSLSFRSQSKTLHTRIEHSNGRFSFYEQPDVEGHTSIVDLIELSIKDSENGAFCYSRSRQPGSATYPVRLTNPLSRFMQVRSLQYLCRFVIRQYTRIDLIQKLPLPNKMKDYLQEKHY; encoded by the coding sequence ATGAAGAAGACGTTTAGCCTTAAGACATTCAGAAAATCGTTCAACATCAAGGGCAAAGAGGATGGAGATTTTGTGATGCTCCAAAAGCCGTCGTTGGCCCCCGAGTTCGCAAAAGACGACTCTCTATTTGGAAGTTGTTATGCCAAAGAGCTAGCTTGTGACCTCCATAGTGAGGACACAAGGGCACACAAGAACAGATCCAAGACCGAAGGTCTTATGGGGTCCTTAAAAAGGAGACTTTCTTCCAAGCAGAAACCTAAAAGTAAAGGAGGGTCTGCATCAGTGGGCTTGGGAGATGATGATGACACGTTCTCGTCCTCTTCAGTCCCCATAAGCTTTAATGAAGCCAAAGCCCAACGTCCTTTAAGATCAGCTTCTCTGCGGAGTCATCACTACAGCCCTTCCCCGTGGCCCATAAGAGCCGTTGACCCTGAGGAAGCCTGCATTAAGATGGAGGTGAAGGTAAAAGCCATGGTTCACACACCTAGCTCCAGTCCGTCCCTTAACGGCATGAGAAAAGAATTCCATGATATCCAAATGGAGGGGCTTTTTGATGATCACAGTGCATCTATGAAGAATTTAGAGCCTCCAAACAGTGACTTGCATTTAAACATGGAAGAACACGTGCCTGTAGTTATTGGACTTACGCCTCAGGACTACATCCAGTACACCATGCCTTTAGATGAGGGAATGTACCCCGAATCGTCCCCTTCGTTGTGCTTGGATGGCACCTCACCAACAGAGGTGATGGATCAAGTCAATGACGAATTGTTGAACGCGGATCAAGGCCACGTTGAACACGCTCTTTTACCATCGGATATTCTCATGGACCATTCCGTGACCGGAATTGTTCTTGGTACTCCGGGAATAGTTCTTCAAAATTCAGGATCCGAGGCTCCTTCACTTTCGCCTTCACTTTCCCCTGTTTCTGGTGGCGAAACTCCAAGAACATATTCTGGATTTGGTGGTGCCGATTCACAAGTCGCTGAAAGAATGAGGCACCATCTCAATTTTGACCCAAATTTTGCCCCTGGTGTCAGCAGGGTATACGATTCAGTACAAAGCAGTGGACCAATGGTTGTCACAAGCCTTACAGAAGAGCTGAAGAAATTGGCCAAGCAGGGTTGGTATTGGGGACCTATAACACGATGGGAAGCTGAGGACAAACTCATTGACCTTCCGGACGGTTCTTTTTTGGTACGCGATAGCTCAGATGACCGATATCTTCTCAGTTTGAGCTTTCGATCGCAAAGCAAGACTCTTCATACCAGGATCGAGCATTCAAACGGAAGGTTTAGCTTTTACGAACAGCCTGATGTAGAAGGTCACACGTCCATCGTCGACCTCATCGAGCTCTCCATTAAAGACTCTGAAAACGGCGCATTCTGTTACTCCAGATCACGGCAGCCAGGATCTGCAACGTATCCGGTCCGACTGACCAATCCCTTATCTCGTTTCATGCAAGTGCGTTCGCTGCAGTACTTGTGTCGTTTCGTTATTCGACAGTACACACGGATTGACCTGATACAGAAACTACCTTTaccaaacaaaatgaaagattATTTGCAGGAAAAGCACTACTGA